A genomic window from Candidatus Eisenbacteria bacterium includes:
- a CDS encoding TonB-dependent receptor yields MTKVTTILGAVMVLFLVFLLLIPSQILAQGAKKPSFGRIAGKVIDAKTGAPLAFGRVQVAGTTLGAFSDEDGNFAIQFVPVGVYNVQASMIGYTSSTKTAVAVDANKTAVVNFQLGETITITTEEIVVEGVRPLIQKESSSTRHAVSSEDIKNLPVESYQEALRLKAGVVATAGELHFRGGRGGEVLYTVDGIPVRDPLVGGGVSLSNLALSNAEVLSGGLDAQYGNALSGVVNLVTKEGGDKFTGEVRFLTDDYGARDKTYDNYDKISIGVGGPTFVPKLTYFVSAEGNFQDTYLKTAERRPTSTILDFIKIGQRQSNELLLQGKLSYKMGANYKLSAEFIRNDTGYDSYRHRWNRDGWVQTRWDTTSRGEIVERFGEWSWYKKDSSYVYYNPAEHTPNVKDLFNQMKLVWNHTISKDTYYSVRVSRHTYDYIQSVQGKAPWQYQVQYPQYWWDSINFTTSRYYVTHGDYPRYYTRNTKVWTVKSDVSTKFRGHIISSGAEGTYNDMRLLGIDYPVQINAQGLNGGYRSDYHYFNPEGSAYIQDRWEHEGMVLNSGLRYDVFDVGNQIESIYVTNRAKTQLSPRLGIAYPISDRDVMSFHYGRYYQIPDRRYVFEDRANYARVLGNPNLEPETTISYQAAVQHLFTSVLALQLAVYYKDIFGLISTQEVNVEGSPAPVPMYVNKDYGSARGVEVSLVKRFSHNFQGEISYTYGIATGINSDPEQERQTNYLYLPTGEQPLDWDQRHTLSSSVYISEPNKWGVSFVWQYNSGLPFTPRYVGQREIPPSTTNSLRRPSTTSLDMQGERYYKLWGQNLTVFAQGLNLLDAKNIVSLSPDNWPPGYMDTADYLIYYTMTRRAGGAYNSGDNDGDGIDEFVPVNDPRVFSEGRFLRIGIGLSF; encoded by the coding sequence GATGCCAAGACAGGTGCTCCTCTTGCATTCGGCAGAGTGCAAGTGGCCGGAACGACGCTTGGTGCTTTCTCCGACGAAGACGGCAACTTCGCCATCCAGTTTGTGCCCGTTGGTGTTTACAATGTCCAGGCGAGCATGATTGGATACACTTCTTCTACGAAGACGGCGGTGGCTGTTGATGCAAACAAGACAGCCGTCGTGAACTTTCAACTTGGTGAGACGATTACCATAACGACTGAAGAGATAGTCGTGGAAGGCGTGAGACCTCTCATCCAGAAGGAAAGTTCTTCGACAAGGCATGCAGTCAGTTCTGAAGACATAAAGAATCTTCCTGTTGAATCGTATCAGGAAGCTCTTCGACTTAAAGCCGGTGTTGTTGCTACTGCAGGGGAGCTTCATTTCCGTGGTGGAAGGGGCGGTGAGGTTCTTTACACCGTGGACGGCATACCGGTGCGAGACCCGCTCGTGGGAGGCGGTGTCAGTCTCTCGAATCTTGCTCTCTCCAATGCCGAGGTGCTCTCCGGCGGCCTCGATGCTCAATACGGAAACGCACTTTCAGGCGTCGTTAACCTGGTGACGAAGGAAGGTGGAGACAAGTTCACGGGAGAGGTTCGCTTTCTCACCGACGACTACGGAGCAAGGGACAAGACGTACGACAATTATGACAAGATCAGCATTGGTGTGGGCGGCCCGACCTTTGTTCCAAAGCTGACTTACTTCGTATCTGCCGAAGGAAATTTCCAGGACACTTATCTCAAGACGGCGGAGCGGCGGCCCACATCGACGATCCTGGATTTCATAAAGATTGGCCAGAGACAGAGTAACGAGCTCTTGCTTCAGGGAAAGCTCAGCTACAAGATGGGTGCAAACTACAAGTTGTCTGCCGAGTTCATAAGAAATGACACTGGCTATGACAGCTACAGGCACAGATGGAACAGAGACGGCTGGGTCCAGACAAGATGGGACACGACATCAAGAGGTGAAATCGTTGAGAGATTCGGCGAGTGGTCGTGGTACAAGAAGGACTCAAGCTATGTTTACTACAACCCTGCCGAGCACACCCCAAACGTGAAGGATTTGTTCAATCAGATGAAACTCGTCTGGAACCACACGATAAGCAAAGACACTTACTACAGTGTGCGGGTGAGCAGGCATACGTATGACTATATCCAGTCTGTCCAGGGGAAGGCACCATGGCAGTACCAAGTCCAGTATCCCCAGTACTGGTGGGATTCCATCAATTTCACGACATCGAGATACTATGTCACCCACGGGGACTATCCGAGGTACTACACAAGGAATACCAAGGTGTGGACGGTGAAATCCGACGTGAGTACCAAGTTCAGGGGACACATTATCTCCTCGGGCGCCGAGGGGACATACAATGATATGCGTCTTCTCGGGATAGACTACCCGGTCCAGATAAATGCACAGGGATTGAACGGTGGCTACAGAAGTGACTACCATTACTTCAACCCGGAAGGTTCGGCATACATCCAGGACAGATGGGAGCACGAGGGGATGGTTCTGAACTCAGGATTGAGGTATGACGTTTTCGATGTGGGTAACCAGATTGAGTCCATTTACGTGACGAATAGGGCAAAGACTCAGCTCAGCCCAAGACTCGGCATAGCTTATCCCATATCGGACAGGGATGTCATGAGCTTCCACTACGGCCGGTACTATCAAATCCCGGACAGAAGATATGTTTTTGAGGACAGGGCGAACTATGCCCGGGTATTGGGCAACCCAAATCTTGAACCAGAGACGACTATCTCGTACCAGGCTGCGGTCCAGCATCTCTTCACATCTGTCCTTGCGCTTCAGCTTGCGGTTTACTACAAGGACATTTTCGGACTGATTTCGACGCAGGAGGTAAATGTTGAGGGAAGCCCTGCGCCCGTTCCAATGTATGTGAACAAAGATTATGGTTCCGCAAGAGGGGTCGAGGTCAGCCTCGTAAAGAGGTTCAGCCATAATTTTCAGGGGGAGATTTCCTATACTTACGGCATAGCAACCGGAATAAATTCAGATCCGGAGCAGGAGCGGCAGACAAATTATCTCTATCTTCCTACCGGAGAGCAGCCGCTTGACTGGGATCAGAGACATACACTCTCGTCCAGCGTGTATATCAGCGAACCTAACAAGTGGGGCGTAAGCTTTGTGTGGCAGTACAACAGCGGACTTCCGTTTACCCCAAGATATGTCGGGCAGAGAGAGATTCCGCCGAGCACGACAAACAGTTTGAGGCGGCCCAGCACGACCAGCCTTGACATGCAGGGGGAAAGGTACTATAAGCTCTGGGGGCAAAACCTTACGGTTTTCGCTCAGGGGCTGAATCTCCTGGATGCAAAGAACATTGTTTCTCTGTCACCGGACAACTGGCCGCCCGGATACATGGATACGGCGGACTATCTCATATACTACACGATGACAAGAAGAGCCGGGGGAGCGTACAATTCGGGTGACAACGACGGCGACGGAATTGACGAGTTCGTGCCGGT